From the genome of Novosphingobium sp. TH158, one region includes:
- the cobA gene encoding uroporphyrinogen-III C-methyltransferase, with product MTDFPDGMVWLVGAGPGDPELLTRKAERLIAAASVVFYDALVGQGVLDLIPRGVRTVSVGKRAGRHSKDQATIDELIVRAALAGERVVRLKGGDPSIFGRAAEEIDACRAAGVPVAICPGITAAIAAAASLSRSLTLRGLARKLVFATAHYRAGKPIDLDWQALADPQTTLAIYMGKAAAAEVSLGLLSQGLPPDTPVAVIENVSLANEVVISTRLDLLPLAAQSCPGTGPAVLLIGTAIANPVATNLREDAAWCRFTEQPS from the coding sequence ATGACCGATTTTCCTGACGGCATGGTCTGGCTCGTCGGGGCAGGACCGGGGGATCCGGAACTGCTGACGCGAAAGGCCGAACGCCTGATCGCCGCCGCGAGCGTGGTGTTTTACGATGCACTGGTCGGCCAGGGCGTACTCGACCTCATTCCGCGAGGGGTGCGAACCGTGTCGGTCGGCAAGCGTGCCGGCCGGCACTCGAAGGATCAGGCGACCATAGACGAACTGATCGTCCGGGCAGCACTGGCTGGTGAACGTGTGGTTCGCCTCAAAGGCGGGGATCCGTCCATATTCGGCCGTGCCGCCGAGGAGATCGATGCCTGCAGAGCAGCCGGGGTTCCGGTGGCGATCTGCCCGGGCATAACCGCCGCAATTGCCGCTGCTGCCAGCCTGTCACGTTCATTGACCCTGCGCGGACTGGCGCGGAAGCTGGTATTCGCGACGGCGCATTACCGCGCCGGCAAACCGATCGATCTTGATTGGCAGGCGCTCGCCGATCCGCAGACGACGCTCGCCATCTATATGGGCAAGGCTGCGGCCGCCGAGGTGTCGCTTGGGCTGCTTTCCCAGGGCCTGCCACCTGATACCCCAGTTGCCGTCATCGAGAACGTTAGCCTCGCAAATGAGGTTGTCATCTCTACCCGGCTCGACCTTCTTCCGCTGGCCGCGCAATCGTGTCCGGGAACGGGCCCGGCAGTCCTTCTCATCGGGACGGCAATCGCGAACCCTGTTGCGACAAATCTGCGGGAAGACGCGGCCTGGTGCAGGTTTACGGAACAGCCATCATGA
- a CDS encoding Rieske 2Fe-2S domain-containing protein, giving the protein MTMATSAEYNLGEYEFPRGWFVVANSSDIVPGKPYNARYFGQDVVIFRTADDEVGMLEAYCPHMGTHFGTSTTAYIAKAGLNVQGNGIRCPFHGWRFGTDGKCNHIPYYDGNIPEAAQVKSWQTVERWGVVFCWNDPEGGAPDFALPEFPEWDDPAYVRWEGLDHLADLPIHPIEVFDNNSDYAHLNYLHGGDVQYYENEVDGVFYRQRQSVRGSRTDTGPEWDLNPGVTSSLTETDHHTVSTINAYHGVGINAARFAEIGAAELIGATPIENGTCRVWQGAMVKAPGGVVNDEAKAFARQINDMFNAGLGVHDGEVWATKRPATRIMQLPTDGPFGQARIWYSQFFNPRSMAEKIVARVAGVHRVKGVPGAPEAVA; this is encoded by the coding sequence ATGACCATGGCGACCTCGGCGGAATACAATCTGGGCGAATATGAATTTCCGCGGGGCTGGTTCGTGGTGGCGAACAGCAGCGATATCGTCCCCGGCAAGCCCTACAATGCCCGGTATTTCGGCCAGGATGTCGTCATCTTTCGAACCGCCGACGATGAGGTTGGCATGCTGGAAGCTTACTGTCCGCACATGGGCACGCACTTCGGCACCAGCACCACGGCCTACATCGCCAAGGCCGGGCTGAACGTGCAGGGCAACGGCATCCGCTGCCCGTTCCACGGCTGGCGCTTCGGCACCGACGGCAAGTGCAACCACATCCCCTATTATGACGGCAATATCCCGGAAGCCGCCCAGGTGAAGAGCTGGCAGACCGTTGAACGCTGGGGCGTTGTGTTCTGCTGGAACGATCCCGAAGGCGGCGCGCCCGATTTCGCTCTGCCGGAATTTCCCGAGTGGGACGATCCCGCTTATGTTCGCTGGGAGGGGCTGGATCATCTCGCCGACCTGCCGATCCACCCGATCGAGGTGTTCGACAACAATTCCGACTATGCCCACCTCAACTACCTGCACGGCGGCGATGTGCAGTATTACGAGAACGAGGTGGACGGCGTTTTTTACCGGCAGCGCCAGTCCGTACGCGGCTCCAGAACCGACACCGGACCGGAATGGGACCTCAACCCGGGCGTCACGTCATCGCTCACCGAGACGGACCACCACACTGTTTCGACAATCAACGCCTATCACGGCGTGGGCATCAATGCTGCGCGGTTCGCTGAAATCGGCGCGGCCGAATTGATCGGCGCAACGCCGATCGAGAACGGTACCTGCCGCGTCTGGCAAGGCGCGATGGTCAAGGCTCCGGGCGGCGTGGTCAACGACGAGGCCAAAGCCTTCGCGCGGCAGATCAACGACATGTTCAACGCGGGCCTGGGCGTCCATGATGGTGAAGTCTGGGCCACCAAGCGCCCGGCCACGCGGATCATGCAATTGCCCACCGATGGCCCCTTCGGTCAGGCACGCATCTGGTACAGCCAGTTCTTCAATCCCAGGAGCATGGCGGAAAAGATCGTGGCCCGCGTGGCGGGTGTCCACCGCGTCAAGGGTGTGCCCGGTGCACCAGAGGCCGTGGCCTAA